One Maribacter cobaltidurans genomic window carries:
- a CDS encoding cysteine desulfurase family protein, with protein MKHVYLDNAATTRVRDEVISKMQEALANHYGNPSSTHSFGRTAKTAIESARKTIAKYLNAHPSEIIFTSGGTEADNMILRGAVRDLGVETIITSKIEHHAVLHTVEEMEESGLIHLAYVNLDEAGNPDLEHLKQLLQKDSTKKLVSLMHVNNEIGNLLDISSVSKVCKEHGALFHSDSVQSIGHYPWDVKEVPVDFLAAAAHKFHGPKGIGFAFIRRNSGLKCMISGGSQERGFRAGTESFHNIVGLEEAFVLAYDNLEKEQGYVKDLKGYFVEKLKKEIPEAKFNGLSGSLDKSTYTLANVCLPVTPEKGLMLLFHLDIKGIACSKGSACQSGSDAGSHVLNEILGDKDLKKPSLRFSFSKYNTKEEIDYTIEVLKEFACQ; from the coding sequence ATGAAACATGTTTATCTTGATAATGCCGCTACCACAAGGGTACGGGATGAGGTAATTTCTAAAATGCAGGAGGCATTGGCCAATCATTACGGCAATCCTTCTTCTACGCACAGTTTTGGAAGAACGGCCAAAACGGCTATTGAAAGTGCTAGAAAAACTATAGCGAAATATCTTAATGCGCATCCGTCTGAGATAATCTTTACTTCTGGAGGTACGGAGGCGGATAACATGATCTTGAGGGGTGCTGTAAGGGATTTGGGCGTTGAAACCATTATAACATCCAAGATTGAACACCATGCGGTGTTACATACGGTAGAGGAAATGGAAGAATCTGGACTTATTCATTTGGCATATGTAAATCTGGATGAAGCAGGGAACCCAGATTTGGAACATCTCAAACAATTGCTTCAAAAGGATTCCACCAAGAAATTGGTGAGCCTTATGCATGTGAACAATGAAATAGGAAACTTATTGGATATTTCCTCGGTGTCCAAAGTCTGTAAGGAACATGGGGCCTTATTTCATTCGGATTCTGTACAATCCATTGGACATTATCCATGGGACGTAAAGGAAGTTCCGGTTGATTTTCTGGCCGCTGCCGCACATAAGTTTCATGGTCCCAAGGGAATTGGCTTTGCTTTCATTCGAAGAAACTCCGGACTTAAATGTATGATTTCGGGTGGTTCCCAAGAACGAGGTTTTAGGGCCGGTACCGAATCCTTTCACAATATTGTTGGCTTGGAGGAAGCCTTTGTGTTGGCCTACGACAATCTTGAAAAGGAGCAGGGATATGTAAAAGATTTAAAGGGATATTTTGTGGAAAAGCTAAAAAAGGAGATACCTGAGGCCAAGTTCAATGGCCTTTCCGGAAGCTTGGATAAAAGTACCTACACCTTGGCCAATGTATGTCTACCCGTAACTCCGGAAAAAGGGTTGATGCTCCTTTTCCACTTGGACATAAAGGGGATTGCTTGTTCAAAGGGAAGTGCTTGTCAATCCGGTAGTGATGCAGGTTCCCACGTACTCAACGAAATTCTTGGCGATAAAGACCTTAAAAAACCATCATTGCGGTTTTCATTTTCAAAATATAATACAAAGGAGGAAATTGATTACACTATTGAAGTACTTAAGGAATTTGCGTGCCAATAA
- a CDS encoding Smr/MutS family protein: MAHFKIGDRVETMDDVIKGKVSQIEGTEITIVTDDGFPMQFQKNELVKTAGDIHVSNYEVALVKKEKEIPKRKNRKAVKPKERNLPKLEVDLHINQLVKNPKSLSNFDMLNLQLETAKRQLDFAIGKRIQKVVFIHGVGEGILREELYSLFRKYDNVNYYDADYQKYGLGATEVYIYQNY, encoded by the coding sequence ATGGCTCATTTTAAAATAGGGGATAGGGTAGAGACTATGGACGATGTGATCAAAGGTAAGGTGTCTCAAATAGAGGGGACAGAGATTACGATAGTTACTGATGATGGATTTCCGATGCAATTCCAAAAGAATGAACTGGTTAAAACGGCCGGGGATATCCATGTGAGCAATTATGAAGTGGCCCTAGTAAAAAAGGAAAAGGAAATACCCAAAAGAAAGAATAGAAAGGCAGTAAAACCTAAAGAGAGAAATCTTCCAAAATTGGAGGTGGACCTGCATATTAACCAATTGGTCAAGAACCCCAAATCACTAAGCAATTTTGATATGCTCAACCTGCAATTGGAAACGGCAAAAAGGCAATTGGATTTTGCAATAGGAAAGCGAATTCAAAAAGTGGTTTTCATACATGGAGTTGGTGAAGGAATTTTGCGGGAAGAGCTATATTCCCTTTTCCGGAAGTATGATAATGTAAATTACTATGATGCAGATTATCAAAAATACGGACTGGGCGCCACGGAGGTTTACATATATCAGAATTATTAA
- a CDS encoding DUF2752 domain-containing protein, whose protein sequence is MLPCFSKQIFGFDCPGCGLQRSVLFLIKGEFVEAFNMYPAIYPMILLFCFLLFGKTIKTKYSNNITNMLMLTTVAFILINYTLKFI, encoded by the coding sequence ATGCTTCCCTGTTTTTCCAAGCAAATTTTTGGCTTTGACTGTCCTGGATGTGGACTTCAACGATCAGTCCTTTTTTTAATTAAAGGAGAATTTGTGGAAGCCTTTAACATGTATCCGGCCATCTACCCGATGATTCTGCTTTTTTGTTTTTTATTGTTTGGAAAGACGATAAAAACAAAATATTCAAATAATATAACCAACATGTTAATGTTGACTACCGTAGCCTTCATTTTGATCAATTATACACTTAAATTTATATAA
- a CDS encoding CCC motif membrane protein gives MEQQKLPNVTIVIVLSIIGFVCCCFAGLPGVLFGGIALFLALKDEKLYKQNPENYSNYSTLKTAKTISIVVLALGVLYLLWSIYSIMSMGGWDAYMEQSREMMEQWGIEE, from the coding sequence ATGGAACAACAAAAATTACCCAATGTTACTATAGTTATCGTATTATCGATTATAGGATTCGTATGCTGCTGTTTTGCAGGTTTACCTGGAGTCCTTTTTGGAGGAATAGCTTTATTTCTTGCTCTAAAGGATGAAAAACTATACAAACAGAATCCAGAAAACTATTCTAACTATAGCACATTAAAAACCGCAAAGACTATTTCTATAGTAGTGCTTGCTCTAGGCGTGCTTTATTTGCTATGGTCAATCTATTCCATTATGTCCATGGGTGGCTGGGATGCCTATATGGAACAATCCAGGGAAATGATGGAACAATGGGGAATTGAGGAATAA
- a CDS encoding CCC motif membrane protein produces the protein MSTQPLPGASNALTFGILSIVLTIFCCGPFGAIFSFIGLSNAKKAENIFQSDTESSYSGYENAKTGRILSYIGLGLALVYLIFTIIYFGAIVAIIMSSGNF, from the coding sequence ATGAGTACACAACCACTACCAGGCGCCAGTAACGCCCTTACCTTTGGCATTTTGTCCATTGTTTTAACGATTTTCTGCTGCGGTCCCTTTGGAGCCATCTTTAGCTTCATTGGATTGAGCAATGCCAAGAAAGCGGAAAACATATTTCAATCCGACACGGAAAGCAGCTATAGCGGCTACGAAAATGCCAAAACCGGTAGAATCCTATCCTACATCGGATTGGGATTGGCACTGGTCTACCTGATATTTACCATCATTTATTTCGGGGCCATCGTAGCTATTATTATGTCCTCAGGTAATTTCTAG
- the rocD gene encoding ornithine--oxo-acid transaminase, which produces MSVLENITSEDAIALEDKYGAHNYHPLPVVLSRGKGVFVWDVEGKKYYDFLSAYSAVNQGHCHPKIVGAMMEQAQTLTLTSRAFYNDKLGAFEKYATETFGFDKLLPMNTGAEAVETALKICRKWAYEKKNIAENEAEIIVCENNFHGRTTTIISFSNDPVARKNFGPYTKGFIKIEYDNLKALEEALTNNPNVSGFLVEPIQGEAGVYVPSEGYLKKAKELCEKFNVLFIADEVQTGIARTGRLLATCGNCSCPDKHCSGTPEVKPDILILGKALSGGAYPVSAVLANNEIMEVIRPGNHGSTFGGNPVAATIAMAALDVIKEERLAENSQELGELFRSELNEFIPHCDLVTSVRGKGLLNAILINDREESSTAWDICMALKENGLLAKPTHGNIIRFAPPLVMTKEQLLDCVDIIKRTLSNFKK; this is translated from the coding sequence ATGTCAGTTTTAGAAAACATCACTTCTGAAGATGCCATTGCATTGGAGGACAAGTACGGTGCCCACAATTATCATCCATTACCTGTTGTTCTGAGCAGGGGTAAAGGTGTATTTGTTTGGGATGTGGAAGGAAAAAAATATTATGATTTTCTTTCTGCCTACTCTGCGGTAAACCAAGGCCATTGTCATCCTAAAATCGTCGGTGCCATGATGGAGCAGGCACAGACATTAACGCTCACTTCCAGGGCATTTTACAACGATAAACTGGGAGCTTTTGAGAAGTATGCCACCGAAACATTTGGTTTTGACAAGCTCTTGCCTATGAATACCGGGGCTGAGGCCGTAGAGACCGCCTTAAAAATCTGTAGGAAATGGGCCTATGAAAAAAAGAACATTGCAGAGAACGAGGCGGAAATTATAGTGTGCGAAAATAATTTTCATGGGAGGACCACTACTATAATATCGTTTTCCAACGACCCTGTGGCGAGAAAGAATTTTGGCCCCTACACCAAGGGATTCATCAAAATCGAATATGATAATCTTAAAGCCTTGGAGGAGGCCTTAACCAATAACCCTAATGTTTCTGGTTTCTTAGTGGAACCTATACAAGGAGAAGCAGGGGTATATGTTCCATCCGAAGGTTATCTTAAAAAGGCCAAGGAACTGTGCGAAAAGTTCAATGTATTGTTCATTGCAGATGAAGTGCAGACCGGTATTGCACGTACAGGAAGACTTTTGGCTACCTGTGGCAACTGCTCTTGTCCGGATAAACATTGCAGTGGCACCCCGGAGGTAAAACCCGATATTCTGATATTAGGAAAGGCATTGTCTGGAGGGGCTTACCCTGTTTCTGCAGTTTTGGCAAACAACGAAATCATGGAAGTGATTAGACCCGGTAACCATGGAAGTACTTTTGGGGGCAACCCAGTTGCCGCTACCATAGCTATGGCTGCTTTGGATGTAATAAAGGAGGAGCGTTTGGCCGAAAATTCCCAAGAGTTGGGGGAACTGTTCCGTTCTGAGTTGAATGAATTTATTCCACATTGCGATTTGGTCACTTCGGTTCGAGGAAAAGGATTGCTAAACGCTATTTTGATCAATGATAGAGAAGAAAGTTCCACCGCTTGGGATATCTGTATGGCATTGAAGGAAAATGGCTTGTTGGCAAAACCGACCCATGGAAATATTATAAGGTTTGCTCCGCCCTTGGTGATGACCAAGGAGCAGCTGCTGGATTGCGTTGATATTATCAAAAGGACACTTTCCAATTTTAAGAAATAA
- the rlmD gene encoding 23S rRNA (uracil(1939)-C(5))-methyltransferase RlmD produces MRKNKRRLVFENVEVIDAGAKGKTIGKASDGRVIFLTNAVPGDVVDVQTTKKRKSYFEGVATNFHKRSEKRVEPECQHFGVCGGCKWQDMGYDHQLFYKQKEVENNLRRIGHLELPEINPILGSKKQYFYRNKMEFSFSDSRWLTLDEIKSEKEIEDKNALGFHIPGMWDKILDIKKCHLQRDPSNAIRLETKNFAIKNRLTFFNPRNQHGLLRTLMIRTSSTGELMVLIQFFENDKQKRELLLEHLKEKFPEITSLLYVINEKQNDTIYDQEVVCFSGRDHIFEEMEGLQFKITAKSFYQTNSEQAYELYKVTRDFVKLQGNELVYDLYTGTGTIAQFVAKNAKKVIGIESVPDAILDAKANAAHNQIKNVEFFVGDMKNVLNDDFIKQHGEPDIIITDPPRDGMHKDVVQQILNVSPKRIVYVSCNSATQARDLELIKDIYDVVKVQPVDMFPQTHHVENVVLLEKKN; encoded by the coding sequence ATGCGGAAAAACAAAAGGAGACTGGTTTTTGAAAATGTGGAGGTCATAGATGCCGGTGCCAAAGGCAAAACGATTGGTAAGGCATCGGACGGTAGGGTCATTTTCTTAACGAACGCCGTACCTGGCGATGTAGTCGATGTACAGACCACTAAGAAAAGAAAGTCATATTTCGAGGGGGTTGCTACCAATTTTCACAAACGATCAGAAAAACGGGTAGAACCGGAATGCCAGCATTTTGGGGTTTGTGGTGGCTGCAAGTGGCAAGATATGGGCTACGATCACCAACTTTTTTACAAACAAAAAGAGGTCGAGAACAATCTCCGGCGAATAGGCCATTTGGAGCTTCCGGAAATAAATCCAATACTAGGTTCAAAAAAACAATACTTCTACAGAAACAAAATGGAGTTTTCCTTTTCAGATAGTCGATGGCTAACGCTTGATGAAATTAAATCAGAAAAAGAAATAGAAGATAAAAATGCCTTAGGTTTTCACATTCCAGGTATGTGGGACAAAATACTGGACATAAAGAAATGCCATCTTCAGCGAGACCCTTCCAACGCCATAAGATTGGAAACGAAAAACTTTGCAATTAAAAATAGGCTCACTTTTTTTAACCCGCGAAATCAACATGGCCTACTTCGTACATTGATGATTAGAACCTCCTCAACAGGAGAACTTATGGTACTGATCCAATTCTTTGAAAACGACAAACAGAAAAGAGAGCTCCTTCTTGAGCATTTAAAGGAAAAATTCCCCGAGATAACTTCCCTGCTCTATGTAATCAATGAAAAACAAAATGACACCATCTATGACCAAGAGGTGGTTTGTTTTTCCGGAAGGGATCACATCTTTGAGGAAATGGAAGGGCTTCAATTTAAGATAACGGCAAAATCATTTTACCAGACCAATTCAGAACAGGCATACGAGCTTTACAAAGTCACCCGTGACTTTGTAAAGCTTCAAGGAAATGAATTGGTATATGACCTGTATACAGGTACTGGCACCATTGCCCAGTTTGTTGCGAAAAATGCAAAAAAGGTCATCGGGATTGAATCGGTCCCAGATGCCATACTGGATGCAAAAGCAAACGCCGCACATAACCAGATTAAAAACGTGGAATTCTTTGTAGGGGATATGAAAAATGTGCTAAACGATGACTTCATCAAACAACATGGAGAACCTGATATAATAATTACAGATCCTCCAAGAGACGGAATGCATAAGGATGTTGTACAGCAAATTCTGAACGTTTCCCCAAAAAGAATAGTCTATGTGAGTTGTAATAGTGCCACACAGGCCAGGGACCTGGAGCTAATAAAGGATATATATGATGTGGTCAAGGTACAACCCGTGGATATGTTTCCTCAGACACATCATGTTGAAAATGTCGTACTTTTGGAAAAGAAAAATTAG
- a CDS encoding DUF6452 family protein, translating to MRKLNRVIFTFLLTITLTSCEKDDICVEGNTPLLVLEFFNVADTTAVKNVTALRIVGEGQTVTVNTFTDRSNLSSVAIPLRTEENSTTFYLISNSASNDNGQETGNIDTLTFNYDRIEDFKSRACGFVVNYDNVSTELQTGSGNWIADIEVIRASVTNSDSTHVKIFH from the coding sequence ATGCGGAAATTAAATCGAGTGATTTTCACCTTCTTGCTTACCATTACCCTAACTTCATGCGAAAAGGATGACATTTGCGTAGAAGGAAATACCCCCTTGCTTGTCCTTGAGTTTTTTAACGTAGCCGATACCACAGCCGTTAAAAACGTAACCGCTCTTAGAATTGTGGGCGAAGGACAGACCGTAACTGTGAACACATTTACGGACCGATCAAATCTAAGCAGTGTTGCCATTCCGTTAAGAACGGAGGAAAACTCAACTACCTTTTACCTAATTTCAAATTCAGCCTCCAATGATAATGGGCAGGAAACCGGTAATATTGATACATTGACCTTTAATTACGACCGGATTGAAGATTTTAAGTCCCGAGCTTGTGGATTTGTAGTCAATTATGATAATGTATCCACGGAACTACAAACGGGTTCCGGTAATTGGATTGCAGATATAGAAGTCATTAGGGCAAGCGTTACAAACTCAGATTCTACCCATGTTAAGATATTTCATTAG
- a CDS encoding DUF6048 family protein — MLRYFISTFFLFSLMQSFSQSKPIDTQPKDTVEYRQAYGLRAGIDLSRPIISSLDDNYTGFEIVADYRITDRLYIAAELGTEDKTKQEDLYNFTTTGSYLKIGIDNNTYENWYGEQNLLFYGGRLAFSSFSQTLNNYQYFNSNRYWNPEGFAEGSNISEEFSGRSAVWIEALFGTKVELFANIFLGASVRLGILVSDSDGGDPRFPNLWIPGFNKVTGGSRFGVGYNYSISYFIPLYKKKKKPVEQENEQ, encoded by the coding sequence ATGTTAAGATATTTCATTAGTACTTTTTTCCTCTTTAGTCTGATGCAAAGCTTTTCCCAAAGCAAGCCCATTGACACCCAACCCAAGGATACGGTGGAGTACAGACAGGCCTATGGACTTAGGGCAGGAATTGATCTAAGTAGGCCCATAATAAGCTCCTTGGACGATAATTACACCGGTTTTGAAATAGTGGCCGACTATCGAATAACGGATAGACTTTACATCGCGGCAGAACTAGGTACAGAAGACAAGACAAAGCAGGAAGACCTATATAATTTTACCACTACCGGAAGTTATTTGAAAATTGGGATAGACAACAACACCTATGAGAATTGGTATGGGGAGCAAAATCTCTTGTTTTATGGTGGTCGTTTGGCATTTAGTAGCTTTAGCCAGACATTGAACAATTACCAATATTTTAATTCAAATAGATACTGGAACCCGGAGGGTTTTGCCGAAGGTTCCAATATTTCAGAGGAATTTTCAGGTCGGTCCGCGGTTTGGATAGAGGCACTTTTTGGAACTAAAGTGGAACTCTTTGCCAACATTTTTTTGGGAGCTAGTGTCCGGTTAGGCATTCTGGTTTCCGACTCAGATGGTGGTGATCCCCGTTTTCCCAATCTTTGGATACCAGGATTCAATAAGGTTACGGGCGGAAGCAGATTTGGTGTAGGCTACAATTATTCCATCTCCTACTTCATACCCCTTTACAAAAAGAAGAAAAAGCCCGTGGAACAGGAAAATGAACAATAA
- a CDS encoding THUMP domain-containing class I SAM-dependent RNA methyltransferase: MGNNFRMIAKTLFGFEEILAKELRNLGGGNVEVGVRNVAFDGDNGFMYKANLCLRTAIKIIKPISSFQVSNEDDLYRKIYRMDWAEYLSVDDTFAIDATVFSDNFTHSLYVSQKTKDAIADKFRETDGKRPNVDVKSPDLRINIHIHKNDCNVSLDSSGASLHHRGYRIATNIAPINEVLAAGLLLLSGWDGQCDFMDPMCGSGTMLTEAAMIASNIPANINRKGFAFEKWPDFDAELYDKIVDSSLKKTREFHHKIIGFDKAPSAVRKAIENVENANLTEYIDISRENFFKTKKETEGPLHMCFNPPYGERLDIDMQNFYASIGDTLKQGYPGTNAWLITSNLDALKFVGLRPSRKIKVFNSHLESRLVKYEMYEGSKKAKYNH, encoded by the coding sequence ATGGGTAATAATTTTAGAATGATAGCCAAAACTCTTTTTGGCTTTGAGGAAATATTGGCAAAAGAACTTAGAAACCTAGGGGGCGGAAATGTTGAAGTTGGAGTGAGGAACGTTGCGTTTGATGGGGATAATGGGTTTATGTATAAGGCCAATCTGTGTTTACGTACCGCAATAAAAATTATTAAACCCATTAGCTCTTTCCAAGTTTCCAATGAAGATGATTTATACAGAAAAATCTATCGAATGGATTGGGCGGAGTATTTATCGGTCGACGATACCTTTGCAATTGATGCTACCGTTTTCTCCGATAACTTTACACATTCATTATATGTTTCCCAGAAGACTAAGGATGCCATTGCCGACAAATTTCGCGAAACTGATGGTAAGCGGCCCAATGTGGATGTAAAATCCCCTGATTTACGAATCAACATCCATATTCACAAAAACGACTGTAATGTTTCCTTAGACAGTTCTGGAGCTTCCCTGCACCATAGGGGGTATAGGATTGCGACCAATATTGCCCCTATCAATGAAGTGTTGGCCGCAGGTCTTCTTTTATTGAGCGGCTGGGATGGACAATGCGATTTTATGGACCCTATGTGCGGTAGTGGCACCATGCTTACGGAAGCGGCCATGATTGCCTCTAATATTCCCGCTAACATTAATCGCAAGGGTTTTGCCTTTGAAAAATGGCCGGATTTTGATGCGGAACTTTATGATAAGATTGTAGACTCCAGTCTAAAAAAAACAAGGGAATTTCATCATAAAATAATAGGTTTTGACAAAGCCCCTTCCGCAGTTAGAAAGGCTATTGAAAATGTAGAAAATGCCAATCTCACCGAATATATAGATATTAGTAGGGAAAACTTTTTTAAGACTAAAAAGGAAACAGAGGGCCCTTTACATATGTGTTTTAACCCTCCTTACGGGGAAAGGTTGGATATAGATATGCAGAACTTTTATGCCTCCATAGGGGACACCCTTAAACAAGGATACCCGGGAACCAATGCCTGGTTAATTACCTCCAATCTGGATGCCCTTAAATTTGTAGGTCTTAGGCCTTCTAGAAAAATTAAGGTCTTTAACAGTCACTTGGAATCGAGATTGGTGAAATATGAGATGTACGAGGGGAGTAAAAAAGCCAAATATAATCACTAA
- a CDS encoding ZIP family metal transporter, translating into MIYILPILGVLLSFLFVYLYKPNKKEHFRLLLAFSGAFLLALTIFELLPEVYEDHSGKHIGIYIMLGILLQIFLEFFSKGAEHGHVHLSNSNTNFPWLLLGSLSLHALLEGVPLSENNSLIYGILVHKIAIAIILSIFLMGSKLKLTTSIIFILLFSVMTPLGTYLSQSMNFIMDNLVFINAMVIGVLLHISTIILFESSEGHKFNLRKLTVILFGIIIAYFL; encoded by the coding sequence ATGATCTATATTCTGCCTATTCTTGGCGTGCTTTTGAGTTTTCTTTTTGTGTACCTCTACAAACCCAATAAAAAAGAGCATTTTAGGTTATTGTTGGCTTTTAGTGGTGCCTTCCTTTTGGCATTGACCATTTTTGAATTGTTACCGGAGGTTTACGAAGATCATAGTGGGAAGCATATTGGCATATATATCATGCTAGGAATTTTGCTGCAAATCTTCTTGGAGTTTTTTTCAAAAGGGGCGGAACATGGGCATGTACATTTATCCAATTCAAACACTAACTTCCCTTGGTTATTACTAGGAAGTTTATCGCTCCATGCATTACTGGAAGGTGTACCCCTTTCAGAAAACAATAGTCTGATCTATGGTATCTTGGTTCATAAAATTGCAATCGCCATAATTCTCAGCATATTTCTAATGGGTTCTAAGTTAAAACTCACTACCTCCATAATATTTATCCTCCTATTTTCTGTTATGACGCCATTAGGCACTTATTTGTCGCAATCCATGAATTTTATAATGGATAATCTTGTTTTTATCAATGCCATGGTAATTGGTGTGTTACTGCATATTTCTACCATAATTCTATTTGAAAGTTCGGAAGGGCATAAATTCAACCTTCGAAAATTAACGGTCATTTTGTTCGGAATAATTATAGCCTATTTTCTATAA
- a CDS encoding DUF4268 domain-containing protein, whose protein sequence is MFSKEESRKLREEFWISFGKSYPRKWIMYKTKIKGLSFKFHFDTKKAMVSIDVEGELEQRIQLWEKLESLKSILINEFLPNAIFEDCFILENQKEISRIYISLNDVSIHNKNTWLQTMQFLSKKMIKMEEFFINYKDILQP, encoded by the coding sequence ATGTTTAGTAAAGAGGAGTCACGAAAATTAAGAGAGGAATTCTGGATTTCATTTGGAAAATCCTATCCACGGAAATGGATTATGTATAAAACAAAAATTAAAGGGCTTAGTTTTAAATTTCATTTCGATACTAAAAAGGCCATGGTATCCATAGATGTGGAAGGAGAATTAGAACAGCGAATTCAGCTTTGGGAAAAATTGGAATCGCTAAAAAGTATATTGATCAATGAATTCTTGCCAAACGCAATTTTTGAAGACTGTTTTATTTTGGAGAATCAGAAGGAAATTTCAAGAATTTATATTTCTCTTAATGACGTTTCAATACATAATAAAAATACTTGGCTTCAAACTATGCAGTTTTTGAGTAAAAAAATGATTAAGATGGAAGAGTTTTTTATTAATTATAAAGATATTCTTCAACCCTAA
- a CDS encoding SDR family oxidoreductase — protein MSDLFSLKDKIFALSGGTGTLGGSIAKYLVEQNAKVILLGRSTKKLRDKKNELDAISEGSTFTYEVDVLNEEALNEVREEISLKFNTLDGLINLAGGNIPGATLSADQSIYDIALSDTQKVLDINLFGTVIPTIVLSGIMARQGYGSIINISSMASKQAISRVLGYSMAKAGVDTFTQWMANEMASKFTDKIRVNAIAPGFFIGNQNRKLLTNEDGSFTERGNKIISNTPMGRFGDASELNGMIHYLLSDASSFVTGVCYDVDGGFNSFSGV, from the coding sequence ATGAGTGATTTATTTTCGTTGAAAGATAAAATTTTTGCTCTCTCAGGTGGTACTGGAACTTTGGGTGGCTCTATTGCTAAATATCTTGTAGAGCAAAATGCAAAGGTTATTTTGCTTGGTAGGTCTACGAAGAAATTGAGGGACAAAAAAAATGAACTTGACGCTATTTCTGAGGGTAGTACTTTTACTTACGAGGTGGATGTTTTAAATGAAGAGGCTCTTAACGAGGTTAGGGAAGAAATCTCACTTAAATTTAACACATTGGATGGATTGATAAATCTGGCCGGAGGAAACATTCCAGGTGCCACGCTGAGTGCTGATCAAAGTATTTATGATATAGCGTTATCGGATACGCAGAAAGTATTGGATATTAACCTTTTTGGGACAGTAATCCCAACTATTGTGTTAAGCGGAATAATGGCTAGACAAGGCTATGGTTCCATAATAAACATATCTTCCATGGCTTCAAAACAAGCTATTTCACGAGTATTGGGCTATTCTATGGCCAAGGCCGGAGTGGACACCTTTACACAATGGATGGCCAATGAAATGGCTTCAAAGTTTACGGACAAAATAAGGGTCAATGCAATTGCCCCAGGTTTTTTTATTGGTAATCAAAACAGGAAATTGTTGACGAACGAAGATGGTTCATTTACGGAACGCGGAAATAAAATAATAAGCAATACGCCAATGGGAAGGTTTGGAGATGCCTCTGAATTGAATGGGATGATACATTATTTATTAAGCGATGCCTCCAGTTTTGTAACAGGGGTGTGTTATGACGTTGATGGTGGGTTTAATTCTTTTTCAGGAGTCTAA